CGGCGGGCAGCATGCCGCCCGTCACGGACGGCCTCCCCCGTTCGGCCCGTCGGCGTGACCGTGCTCGGAGGGCCCGTCGGGCGCCCCGACGACGACGATGCGGTCACGGGCGCGGACGACGTCGATCCGTGTCCCGTACAGCCGGGAGAGGGTGGACGAGGTCATCACCTCGTCCGCCGTCCCGACCCGGAAACCGCCCCGGGCCAGGTACAGGACCCGGTCGACCAGTCCCAGGACGGGATTGATCTCGTGGGTCACGAAGACGACGGCGGTGCCGGCGGATCGGCGCCGCCGGTCCACCAGGTCGGTGACCGTGCGCTGGTACTGCGGATCGAGGGAGAGCAGGGGCTCGTCGCAGAGCATGATCCGCGGATCGGCGGCGAGCGCCTGCGCGATACGGACGCGCTGCTGCTCACCGCCGGACAGCCTGCCGACGGGAACGTCCGCGAAGGGCGTCGCGCCGACCGAGTCCAGCACCTCGTCGACGCGGTGGCGGATCGACCGGGGAGAGGCCGGCACCCCCCAGCGGTGCCCGTCCATACCGAGCCGCACCAGGTCGCGTGCGCGCAGCGTGGCCTGCGCGGGCAGGGAATTCTGCTGGGGGACGTAGCCGATGTGCCTGCCGCCTCGCCGGGGGGCCCGGCCGAGGACCGTGAGTGAGCCCGCGGTGAGCTGCTGCCGGCCGAGGATCACCCGCAGCAGGCTGGTCTTTCCCGATCCGTTCGGGCCCAGCACCGCGAGGAACTCCCCGGGCCGCACGTCGAGATCCAGGCCGCGCCAGAGCACGCGGTCGCCGTACGCCAGTGCGGCGTCCCGCAGGCGGATCACCGGCCTGCCCGGCTCGGCGTCCCCGCCGGCGGCACTGCCCGGCCGGGAAAGCGGTGCGATGGCCTCGGTACGGTCCATGACGTGTCCGGCTGCTCGTCTGCCTGTGTGTCCGGTGCTCTCCTGAGAGCTGCGTGCACGTGGTCCCCTGAGAACCGCGTGTCCGGTGCTCTCCTGAGAGCCGACCTTTCCGGAGCTCTCCTCAGGGCTGCGGGTCCAGCGGTCTCTCCTCCAGAGCTATGTGTCCAGCGCTTTCCTGAGAGCGTCGATGTTGGCGGTCATCCAGCTGATGTAGTCCTCCCCCGGGGGAAGGGTCTCGGTGACGGGAACCACGGGGATGCCGTGGGCCCGGGCGGCCTGCTCGGTCTTCTCCGTCTGGGGGCCGGAGGTCTGCTCGTTGTGCACGAGCGCCCGCACCCGCTTGTCCGTGAACAGGTCGAGCGTCTGCCGCAGGGTCCTCGGGGAGACGTCGTCGCCTTCCTCGATCGCCTCGCTGAAGTCGGCGGGCGTCAGGTTCCGCAACCCGCTCGCTTCGACCAGGTAGAGCGGTACGGGTTCGGTGACCGCCACCGCCGTGCCGCCGTGGTCCGTGCTGATGCGCCGTTCGGCGTCCAGCAGCGGTGTCAGCCGCTCCTTGAACGTCACGGCGTTCTTCCGGAAGACGTCGGCGTCCGCGGGGTCGGCCGCGGCCAGGGCGTCCGCGATCCGGTCCGCCAGCTTCCCCATGGCGGGGAGGTCGTACCAGACATGCTCGTTGAACTCCCCGCCCCGTGCCGGGGCCTTGCCCGAGACGTCGACGGCGTTGACGACCTCCGCGTCGGAGTTCCGCGCGCCGCGCAGCATCTTTCCGACGAAGTCGTCGTAGCCGCCGCCGTTCTCGACGACGACCTTCGCCCGGGACAGTTCCAGCTGGTTCCGGGTGCTCGCCTCGTACGAATGCGGATCCTGCGCGGGGTCGCTGATGATCGAGACGACGGTGACCCTGTCCCCGCCGATCTGCCGGACGATGTCCCCGTAGACGTTGGTCGAGGCGACGACCGGGATGGCGGGGTTCGCGTCCCCGTGCGGTGCGGCCTCGCCCGGGCCGGCACCCGAGGAGCTGCCGCATCCGGGCGCGAGCACCAGCGCGGCGACGGTCAGCAGGGCCGGGAAACGGCCTGAGGAGACGCCCATCTGCGTCCTCCGAGCCGAAGGCGAAACCGAAACGGTTATCACTTGAATCATCGCACCGCCGTGCCTCGGCCTCCACCTCACGCGGAGATCCGCCGCCCGGCTGTCCGCCTCGCGGAGATCCGCCGGCGGACGGTGGCGCTCAGCCGGCGGCGGGAGGTCGGTCGACGTAGGGGAGGGGCGGCTCCGGGATCCTGTCGACCGCGATGGCGTCGAGCGCGAGGGCCGCCGACGTGCTGCCCAGGGCGCCGCCCGGGTGCCAGGTGCCGGTCACCCTCACCCAGGTGTCGGCGGGCGGTGCCGTCACGCCGTGCACGGTGACGGCCAGCGACTGCGCGTCGGCCGCACAGCAGGCGATCAGGAGGCGGGTCAGGTCCCAGGTGCCGTCCTCGCCCGGTGTGACGAACCCCTGCAGGACGACGGTGCGGCCCAGGAGACTCTGCTGCTCCTCCTGCTGCACCCTGGCGATGAACTCGGTGAGGGAGAGCGGGACGGGCCCGCGGGCCGGGAGCGTGTCGAAGCTCTCGTACTCCGCGACGAGCTGCGGGCTGTCCCGCGCGGCGGTGTAGGAGCCCAGCGCAGGAGGGGCGTACAGCAGCAGGGCGAGGGCGGGTGGCAGGAGCAGCCAGGCGACCCGCGGTCCGCGGGTGTGGTCGTGCCCGTGGACCGGCTCCGGGTCCTCGTGACCGGCGTCCCGCCCCGGACGGCGTGCGGGGAAGGGCAGCCCGTCGCGCAGGGCGCCGATCGCCCCCAGGGCGCACAGCGCGATCCCGGAGGCGACGAGGTAGGGCTGCAGTCCTTGCTTCACATAGCGCAGGCCGATGTCGCTGAAGAGGGACACCCGGAGGACCCCGGCTCCGAGGAGGACGAGCAGCACGGCCTGGAGCGGGCGTCTCACAGCAGCCACCACCCGGTGATGGCGCTGGCCGCGACGGCGACGACCGCCGTGGCCGCGGAGAAGCGCAGGGCGAACGCCCGGCCGAACGTCCCCGCCTGCAGGGCGATCAGTTTCACGTCGACCATGGGGCCGACCACCATGAAGGCCAGCCGTGCCGTGGGCGAGAAGCCGGTGAGCGAGGCGGCGACGAAGGCGTCGGCCTCCGAGCAGACGGCGAGGACGATCGCGAGTCCGGCGAGGAACAGCACCGACAGCCAGGGGGATCCGGCGAAGGTGTCCAGCACGGACCTCGGCACGGCGACGTTGAACGTCGCGGCGGCCATGGCACCGAGCACGAGGAACCCGCCGGCGTGCAGGAAGTCGTGCTGGAAGCCGAGCCGGAACTCCTCCCACCGGCTGTGGCCGTGGCGGTGGCCGGTGTGCCGGGACGGCATGCGCAGCCACTCCGCGCGGCCGAACCTCAGCCACAGCCAGCCCATCGCCGCCGAGACGGCCAGTGAGGCGACGAGCCGGGCGGCCACCATCTCCGGGCGGCCGGGGAAGGCGACGGCGGTCGAGGCCAGCACGATCGGGTTGACGGCGGGCGCGGACAGCAGGAACGCGAAGGCGGCTGCCGGTGTCACGCCCCGCCGGATCAGGCTCCCCGCCACGGGCACCGAGGCGCACTCACAGCCCGGCAGCACCACCCCGGCCGCGCTCGCCACCGGCACCGCCAGGGCGGGTCTGCGCGGCAGCGCCCTGCTGAACACGCGCGCCGGTACGAAGGCGTTGACCGCACCGGAGACCAGTGTGCCCAGGATCAGGAACGGCAGGGCCTGCACCGTGACGGCCACGCAGATCGTCTGCCAGGCCCGGAAGCCGGGGTGGGTCAGCCACTGAGCCGCCCCCGCCGCCCAGGCGAGCCCGACCACCGCCAGTACCGATGCGGCGCCGGCGGCGAGGACGGGCGCCGGGGCGGGACGGCCGGATTCCGCGGCCGTCCCGGGACCCGACTTCGGCGGCGTTCCCGGGCCGGCACCCGGCCGCGTTCCCGGTGGTCTACCCGGCTGCGTTCCCGGCCGCGTCGACGTGTTCGGCTGGTCCTGCACCGATCCCCCTGGTTCGTTCACGCCGGCTCCGGCCCGTCCCGGAGCGGCATCACCATAGCGGTGGACGCGCCCTCCCCGAGATCGGCCGGCGCCGCCCGGAGTGGGCCGGCCGGGCGAACCGGCAGGGGACCTCGGCCGGGTCGGGCGGTGCCGTGGCTGCGACCACCGCCCGACCCGGAGCATGCACCCGCGTGGCAGGCGATCGGCGCGTGTCCGGGTCCGTACGCGTGCGGGTGGCCGTTCGGCCGTGCCGTCAGCCCTTGGGGCGCAGCAGACCGCGCTCGTAGGCCTTGACCAGCCGCTGCGGCACCAGATAGGTCACTCCGTCCACCGTGACCGGCACGAGCTGCGATGTGGTGGCCTTCCACTGGGCGCGGCGGTGACGGGTGTTGCTGCGGGACATCTTCCGCTTGGGAACGGCCATGGGATCGGGCCCTCTCCGGACGACGGTGCGAACTCTGGCGCAGAGTATATGGAAATGGATCCCGTTTCCAACTCTCGCTCCCTCCGCCGCACAGCCGACGGCGGGCAGCGGCCGGGGCCCTCTCGCGGACGGCGACGCCCAGGCCCCCCGGGAGCGGCCACCCGGTCCCCCGCCCCCTCGACACCGGTGACCGCACCGGCCCGCCCCGCGGACCCCGAACCGGCGACGCATGTGCGCCCGCCGTGGCCTTCGCACCGCGCTTCAGACGTCTCCGGGCGCCGGACGGCGCAGCGCCGACCCGGTGTCGGCGATGAGTTCGCCGAGGTAGGCGCGGGCGCTGAGCGGCCGGGTGAGTGCCGCCGCCTGGCCGGACCAGAGGTTGACGTAGTCGGCCAGTCCGCGTGCCGCGGCCGCTGTGCGGAGCGGGCGGGTGAGTGCGTACTGGAGCGGATAGGGCGCCAGTCGGTCCTCGTACGCCAGCGCCTCGCGGGTGAAGCGGTTGGGGATGGCCCGCGCGAGCCGTCCCGAGAAGGCCCGGGTCAGTACGGTCGTACGCGCGTCGGGGCCGTGCAGTGCGGCCCGGTGGAGGGCGCTCGCGCCGGACTCGTCGGTCGCCAGGAATCCGGTGCCGATCTGCACTCCGTCCGCCCCGAGCGTCAGCGCGGCGGCGACCCCCCGGCCGTCGGCTATGCCGCCGGCGGCGATGACGGGGATCGACACGGCCCGCGCGACCTGCGGGACGAGGGAGAACGTCCCGACGAGGGACTCGTTCACGGGGCGCAGGAACGAGCCGCGGTGGCCGCCCGCATCACTGCCCGAGGCGACGACGGCATCCATGCCCGCCGCCTCGATCGCCAGAGCCTCATCGACGGTGGTCGCGGTGCCGACGGTCCGGATGCCCCGGCGGCGGGCCTCGTCCAGCACCCGGGCCTCGGGCACGCCCATCACAAAGCTGATCACCGGCGGCCCCGCCGCGAGCAGCGCGTCGATCTGCTCCGCGAAGTGCGGGGCGGGAGGCGGTTCCTCCAACTGGTCCATGGGCAACCCGAGTTCCTCGAACCACGGGCGCAGCAGCGCGGTGTACCGGGCCATCCGGTCACGGTCGGGCGGTACCGCGGCCTCGTCGGGGTGCGGGACCCAGAGATTGACCGCGAAGGGGCGGGCGGTGGCCTTCCGCAGCTCGCCCACGAGCCCGCCGATCCCGTCCGGGGTGAGGAGGTGGGCTCCGTACGAGCCGAGCCCGCCGCCCTCGGAGACGGCGGAGGCCAGCGCCACGGACGACAGTCCGCCGCCGAACGGGCCCTGCACGATGGGGACTTCCAGGTCCAGCAGTCCGGTGAGCCGGCCGCCGGCCCAGGAGCGCTTTCCGTCGGTCATGACAGTCCTCCTTCAAGTCGAGGAGTCGCGGGAGTCGGGGGAGTCGGGGGAGTCGCGGGAGTCGCGGGAGTCGTGAGAGTCGCGGGAGTCGCGGGAGTCGCGGGAGTCGCGGGAGTCGTGGGAGTCGTGAGAGTCGGGGAAATCGTGAGGCGAGGGCGCCGGGGAGCCGAGTGAGCCCGGGGAGCCGAGAGCACCGAGGGACCCTCGGAAGCCGAGGGAGCTGGGCCACTCCCGGCGCTGGGGGCGTTCACCGTCCGAGGGCGAGGGCCGTGCGCCCCGCCACCTGCTCCAGGGCGGTTTCGGCGACCCGGCGTCCGAGGTGCTCGGCGGTCCTCAGATCCGCCCCCGAGGGGGCCGCGTCCGGGCCCAGGTCGGACGGCGACTGGGCCATCGCGCCGAGGAAGCCGCCGAGGCGGTTGAGGTCCTCCGGGGTTCCGGTCGTGGAGTAGTCGCCGCCGGGCGGCAGGCCCAGCGAGACCCAGTTCATGCCGTGCTGGGCGGCGAAGACCGAAAGGGAGATCAGGACGTTCAGCTTGTCGCCGTTGACACCCGCGGAGTTGGTGAAACCGGCGGCTAGCTTCCCGGCCCAGCCCTGCTCCGCCCAGACCGGGGCGCTGGCCTCGGCGAAGGCCTGGAAGACGGCGGACTGGCCGCCCATGTAGGTCGGTGTGCCGAAGACGATCGCATGGGCGGCGGCCAGTGTCCGCCAGAGCCGGCCGTCCACGACGGCCACGTCGCACAGTTCGGCCCGCACTGCGGGCAGCGACGCCGCTCCGGCGGCGACGGCACGGGCCTGGCGGGCGGTGTGGCCGTAGCCGCTGTGGAAGGCCACCGCGACGGTGATGCTCTCGGGCATGGTGAAGTCCTCGCAGGTCAGGTGGGAGGTGGGCTGACTTCTCAGCGCCTGGTTCGACACTAGACGACCGGTCAACTAAACGCCACCCCGCTGATAGTTGACCGGCCGTATACTCATCGTCATGGGACGGACGAGCACGGCACGGGAACGACTGCTGGACGCGGCCTGCGGCCTGATGCTGAGCCGCGGTTACGGCACGATCGGCGTCGCCGAGATCTGTGCCCGCGCGGATGTCAGGAAGGGCAGCTTCTACCACTTCTTCGAGTCGAAACAGGCCCTGACGATCGAGGCGATCAACGCGCACTGGGCTTCCCAGCGGGCCGGCTGGGTGGCCACCCTGCGCGGCGACGGGCCGGCGGAGGACCGGCTGGAGCGGTTCTTCCTCGACCAGGCGGCGGCCCAGCACACGGCGAGGACGCAGAACGGCGCGGTCAACGGGTGCCTGTTCGGCAATCTGGCCCTGGAGATGAGCACCCAGGACGCGGTCGTCCAGGGCCGGCTGGCGGAGGTCTTCGACGAGCAGATCGACCTGGTGCACGCCACGCTCACGGAGGCGGCGGAGCAGGGCGCCGTCCCCGCCCCCGCCGCGGATCGCGAGACCGCCCGCGCGGTGCTCGCCCAGCTGGAGGGCATGGTCATGTTCGCGAAGCTGGCGAACGACCCCTCCGTCCTCGACGGGCTGTGGGCCCAGGCCTCCCGGCTCCTGAGGAGCTAGTGCGGCCACCACGTACCGGGCCGCGGGCACGGTCACGGCACGACCACGGGCGCGGCACGGCCACGACCACGGGCGCGGGCGCGGGCGCGCTCAGGCTCTGTGCCGGCCGGGTGATCCGGCGGAGGGTCCCACGACCGCCGGCGAGGTCGCGCCGGGTCGGATGTTCTTGTTGAGGTGGAAGACGTTGCCTGGGTCGTACGCGACCTTGACGTCGGCC
The Streptomyces tirandamycinicus DNA segment above includes these coding regions:
- a CDS encoding metal ABC transporter solute-binding protein, Zn/Mn family, which encodes MGVSSGRFPALLTVAALVLAPGCGSSSGAGPGEAAPHGDANPAIPVVASTNVYGDIVRQIGGDRVTVVSIISDPAQDPHSYEASTRNQLELSRAKVVVENGGGYDDFVGKMLRGARNSDAEVVNAVDVSGKAPARGGEFNEHVWYDLPAMGKLADRIADALAAADPADADVFRKNAVTFKERLTPLLDAERRISTDHGGTAVAVTEPVPLYLVEASGLRNLTPADFSEAIEEGDDVSPRTLRQTLDLFTDKRVRALVHNEQTSGPQTEKTEQAARAHGIPVVPVTETLPPGEDYISWMTANIDALRKALDT
- a CDS encoding TIGR03943 family putative permease subunit, whose amino-acid sequence is MRRPLQAVLLVLLGAGVLRVSLFSDIGLRYVKQGLQPYLVASGIALCALGAIGALRDGLPFPARRPGRDAGHEDPEPVHGHDHTRGPRVAWLLLPPALALLLYAPPALGSYTAARDSPQLVAEYESFDTLPARGPVPLSLTEFIARVQQEEQQSLLGRTVVLQGFVTPGEDGTWDLTRLLIACCAADAQSLAVTVHGVTAPPADTWVRVTGTWHPGGALGSTSAALALDAIAVDRIPEPPLPYVDRPPAAG
- a CDS encoding flavodoxin family protein, whose product is MPESITVAVAFHSGYGHTARQARAVAAGAASLPAVRAELCDVAVVDGRLWRTLAAAHAIVFGTPTYMGGQSAVFQAFAEASAPVWAEQGWAGKLAAGFTNSAGVNGDKLNVLISLSVFAAQHGMNWVSLGLPPGGDYSTTGTPEDLNRLGGFLGAMAQSPSDLGPDAAPSGADLRTAEHLGRRVAETALEQVAGRTALALGR
- a CDS encoding NAD(P)H-dependent flavin oxidoreductase; translated protein: MTDGKRSWAGGRLTGLLDLEVPIVQGPFGGGLSSVALASAVSEGGGLGSYGAHLLTPDGIGGLVGELRKATARPFAVNLWVPHPDEAAVPPDRDRMARYTALLRPWFEELGLPMDQLEEPPPAPHFAEQIDALLAAGPPVISFVMGVPEARVLDEARRRGIRTVGTATTVDEALAIEAAGMDAVVASGSDAGGHRGSFLRPVNESLVGTFSLVPQVARAVSIPVIAAGGIADGRGVAAALTLGADGVQIGTGFLATDESGASALHRAALHGPDARTTVLTRAFSGRLARAIPNRFTREALAYEDRLAPYPLQYALTRPLRTAAAARGLADYVNLWSGQAAALTRPLSARAYLGELIADTGSALRRPAPGDV
- the rpmF gene encoding 50S ribosomal protein L32; the encoded protein is MAVPKRKMSRSNTRHRRAQWKATTSQLVPVTVDGVTYLVPQRLVKAYERGLLRPKG
- a CDS encoding metal ABC transporter ATP-binding protein; its protein translation is MDRTEAIAPLSRPGSAAGGDAEPGRPVIRLRDAALAYGDRVLWRGLDLDVRPGEFLAVLGPNGSGKTSLLRVILGRQQLTAGSLTVLGRAPRRGGRHIGYVPQQNSLPAQATLRARDLVRLGMDGHRWGVPASPRSIRHRVDEVLDSVGATPFADVPVGRLSGGEQQRVRIAQALAADPRIMLCDEPLLSLDPQYQRTVTDLVDRRRRSAGTAVVFVTHEINPVLGLVDRVLYLARGGFRVGTADEVMTSSTLSRLYGTRIDVVRARDRIVVVGAPDGPSEHGHADGPNGGGRP
- a CDS encoding TetR/AcrR family transcriptional regulator, with amino-acid sequence MGRTSTARERLLDAACGLMLSRGYGTIGVAEICARADVRKGSFYHFFESKQALTIEAINAHWASQRAGWVATLRGDGPAEDRLERFFLDQAAAQHTARTQNGAVNGCLFGNLALEMSTQDAVVQGRLAEVFDEQIDLVHATLTEAAEQGAVPAPAADRETARAVLAQLEGMVMFAKLANDPSVLDGLWAQASRLLRS
- a CDS encoding permease, which codes for MVGLAWAAGAAQWLTHPGFRAWQTICVAVTVQALPFLILGTLVSGAVNAFVPARVFSRALPRRPALAVPVASAAGVVLPGCECASVPVAGSLIRRGVTPAAAFAFLLSAPAVNPIVLASTAVAFPGRPEMVAARLVASLAVSAAMGWLWLRFGRAEWLRMPSRHTGHRHGHSRWEEFRLGFQHDFLHAGGFLVLGAMAAATFNVAVPRSVLDTFAGSPWLSVLFLAGLAIVLAVCSEADAFVAASLTGFSPTARLAFMVVGPMVDVKLIALQAGTFGRAFALRFSAATAVVAVAASAITGWWLL